In Stanieria sp. NIES-3757, the DNA window GCTTTGGCTTTTGCTGCGATCGCTAGTGTTAAGGAAGGGGTTATTTGACTTACTCTTGCTGCTAATTTCATCTTCAATCAAATTTAAGATTTTTCTAACTACACGCCCGACTGCCCAAAGTATAGTTTCTCAAAGTCTAATCGAATTTAAATAATTCATGGTATTTTTCTTCACAATTTCCAAAATTAGATTGTCTAAGATTTATTAATTCTAGTGATGATAACTGTACAGACGTAACATGTTACATCTCGACTGGTAACTAGTCACTAATGATTGATAGTATGCTAGGCGAAACGAGAATTATTATGTTATCTGAATCGTAGTGGCAAAAGTTGTTGTCGAAAACGTTTATAAAAGCTACTCTCGTCGCCAAGGGGACGAAAATTTTACTCCTGTCGCGACAGAATCGCTGATTGCTTCTTCCTCCCAAGTAATTTCTACTCAAACTAAGCCTTCTAGCAAAAGTTCCCATCAAGTAAACGTGTTACGGAACATTAATTTTACTGTAGATGATGGGGAGTTTATGGTTTTGGTTGGCCCTTCTGGTTGTGGAAAAAGTACTCTTTTGAGGATTATCGCAGGTTTAGAAGAGTTAACTGCTGGCAATATTTGGATCAGGGAAAGTTTAGTTAATGATCTCCCGCCAAAAGCTAGAGATATCGCAATGGTGTTTCAAAATTATGCTCTTTATCCCCATCTTAAAGTTTATGATAATATCGCCTTTGGTTTGCGACGAACTAATCAATCATCCCAAACTAATTGGTTGGAAAAGTCTTTAGTAGCGGTAACTCGTTCTTTACCAAGAGGTTTACGTTATCTTTCAGCCACAGAAAAAGAAATCGATCAACAAATAAAATCTGTGGCAAGTTTATTACAAATAGAAACTCTACTTCATCGTTTACCAAAAGAACTATCAGGTGGACAAAAACAAAGGGTAGCTTTAGGAAGAGCGATCGCTCGTAATCCCCAAGTGTTCCTGATGGACGAACCTTTATCTAATTTAGACGCTAAATTAAGAGCAGATACCCGCGCTCAAATCGTGAAATTACAAAGACAATTAGGTACAACTACCATTTACGTTACTCACGATCAAACTGAAGCTATGACTATGGGCGATCGCATTGCGGTAATGAATCAGGGGAAAATTCAACAAATTGCCCCACCTTTAGAAATTTACGACCAACCCGCTAATCGTTTTGTTGCCGAATTTATCGGTTCACCACCGATGAATTTTCTTCCTGTAGAATTAGTTGCACCTCTAACTGTCAAACATCCGCAATTTTCGCTGACTTTACCCTCCCATTGGGGTAAACACCTCCAAGCTTATCGAGATAGATCTTTATTATTGGGGGTTCGTCCTCAACATTTTTATTTGAGTGATGCGAGGGAACAAAATTTCCTTGCTACGGTAGACTTAGTTGAAGCTTTGGGCAATGAAACCTATATTTCTGTTCATCTAAAAGAAGATGTGAACTGTAACTTACAAATTAGAATTCCTCCAGAACAATTTGTTTGTACAGGAAAATCTATCAATTTATCCATTGACGTAAATAAAATCCATCTTTTTGCAGGGGATAATGGCGAGTCAATTTTGTTAAATAGTTAAGCGTAAACTAAAAACACCAAGACTTTAACATTAGGAATTGCACATTTTAATTAGATTTTGGCAACTCTCAACTCAAACTCCAAGCACAGAGTTCACCAAAAATTGAACAAGATTACAACTGTGTCATTCCTCAACAATAAATTACTGAAGTTAGCAGAGTAATAAGGATCATAATGACAATTAAAACCCCCGATTGGGTCAAAAACGCCGTTTTTTACCAAATTTTTCCCGACCGTTTTGCGATAGGTTCTCAAACTCCTAAAGGACATTGGCAAGCATCTAGTTTAGAAGGATGGGATGCTACTCCAACACTTCAAGGCTACAAAGGTGGGAATTTATGGGGAGTAATCGAACAGCTTGATTATCTCAAAGATTTAGGGATTAAAGCAATTTACTTTACTCCTATTTTTCAATCTGCCTCCAATCATCGCTACCACACTCACGATTATTATCAAATCGATCCGATGTTGGGAGGTAATGTTGCTTTTGAGGCGTTAATTGAGGCTGCTCATCAAAAAGATCTTAAAGTAATCTTAGATGGAGTCTTTAACCATGCTAGCCGTGGCTTTTTCTTCTTTAATGATATTCTCGAAAACGGCCCTTATTCTCCTTGGTTAGATTGGTTTAAAATTCATGGTTGGCCCTTATCAGCTTATGATGGCAGTAAACCTGCTAACTATGAAGGATGGTTGGATAATCGTGCCTTACCCGTCTTTAACCACGATAATCCGCAAGCAAGAGAATATATTATGCAGGTAGGGGAATATTGGATCCATCAAGGAATCGATGGTTGGCGATTGGATGTCCCTGAAGAAATTAAAACTCCTGGTTTTTGGCAAGAATTTCGGACTCGGATCAAAGCAATTAATCCCGAAGCTTATATTGTTGGTGAAATTTGGTTTAATGCTAGTGAGTGGTTAGACGGAACCCAATTTGATGGCGTAATGAATTATATGTTTGCCGTTCCCACTATTGCTTTTGTTGCAGGCGATCGCTTTAGAAGGGAATGTTCTCAGTTTCATTATCATCCCTATCCAAGTATTTCTGCTGAAGAATATGCAATTAAAATCAAGAATTTACTCGATCTATATCCCTGGGAAATTCAATTAACTCAACTCAATTTATTAGATAGTCACGATACTGCTAGATTAATTACTTCTGTAGGAGGTGACAAAAAAAGTGTTGAGTTAGCCACGATTCTTCTGTTTACTTTTCCTGGTGCGCCTAGTATTTTTTATGGGGATGAAGTAGGTTTAATTGGGGCAAAAGATCCCGATAGTCGTCGTGGTTTTCCTAAACAAGAAAATTGGGATTTAGAAGTATTAAACTATCATCGTAAATTAATCGATCTTCGTAATCAATATTCTGTTTTACGCACTGGTAGTTATCAAATTTTGTATGCTGAAGATTCGGTTTATGTCTTTGCGCGTTATTTAGAGCAAGAAGTTATGATTGTTGCCATTAATAATGATCCTCAGGTACAGCGAGTTAATTTTTCAACACCTAGTTTACACTCAACTCCCAGCCATTTGCTTTATGGAGATGCTCAAATTAGCTGGCAGGTTGTAGAAAAACAAAATTATTTAGAATTAACTATTCCTCCTCGCAGTGGCTTAATTATTGGCTGAGTTTATTTAAATAAAAAAAGCGATAGTTTTCACAGCTACCGCTTTAATATTTTTTAAGTTAATTAGTCTTTAAAAAGCTACCAATAAACGAACAAAATATTTCGTGCAATTCTTCTTACATTTTTCGTTGAAATTCTTCTAACAAATCTAACAAATGTACCTGAGATTGCATTGGCAAAAGATCGAGTAAAGGGACTTCTATTTTACCACCACCTAGTTTAACAGGAATAGCTTTGAGAATGCTTAAAACTGCATTTTCACTCAGTTCATCGTCTTCAATCAAAGCAAAAACCCTTTCTGCTACTAAAGTATGTAAGTGAGCATCAGCTAGATAAAGATGCCATTTAGCCACATCAATGTAGATATTTTCGCCAATTTCGGCAGCTAAATTTTCAATTGCTTCAGTTGTATTAGCCATTTGTTTCCACCGAATAGTCTGCGATCGCTGTAATATAAATCAAGTGAAGTAATAAGATTGCTAACCAGACAAAACTTACCCAAGTTAGCCAAGACCAAGTGGTATGTTTAAAATTATGGACAAACCATAAACCTGAATTAACGGCAGCATAAACAGCAACATGAACAGCAAAATTCATGCGATCATCTAATTTTCGATAAGCAGGGTCTTTACGGTCTGGTTTTCTGGGCCAACGAGGAGGCATAATTAGTTAAAAATTCAAAAAATTATAAGTTATCAACAAAAATCGAACTATTTTTCATTGTAAAGCTTTATCTAGGCTTTGAGCTTGCCAGATAGTCTCCTGATTTTCCTCCAGTTTTACTTACAAGACTGATTGATTCGATGACCATGCCTTTTTCTAGGGCTTTTGCCATATCATACAGAGTTAACGCTGCTACTGAAACCGCAGTTAAAGCTTCCATTTCAACGCCTGTTTCTGCTTTAGTAGTCACCGTAGCAAGAATTTGATAACCAGGTAATTCTCGGTCTGGAATAATTTTTACCTCAATCTGGTGTAAAGGCAGAGGATGACATAAAGGAATTAAATTGGCTGTTTGTTTGGCTGCCATAATCCCTGCCAACTTCGCTGTACCTAAAACATCTCCCTTGGGTGTATTGCCTGCTTCAATCGCTGCAAAAGTTGCTGAAGACATTTTAATTCTTCCTGCTGCTACTGCTTGGCGACGAGTCGATTGTTTGGCTGAAACGTCGACCATTTGAGCTTCTCCGCTTTTGTTGAGATGAGTAAGCTGTTGATTTTGAGATGTTTCTTGCATAATTAAATTTGCTTGTGCTATTATCAAATACTGTTGAGTAAATTTAGCAGATCGCTAATCTACCACTCAAGGGCGTGTAGCTCAGTGGACTAGAGCACGTGGCTACGGACCACGGTGTCAGGGGTTCGAATCCCTTCTCGCCCGTTTTAAATTAACTAATAACTCGTCAAGGTTATACCTCTGACGAATTATTCTGTAGTCGGAAATGCGCTCACTTTTCCTCACTTCATTTTCACTTAAAAATAAAAGCTTCCGTCCTCATACCCAGAATTTGTCGAGCCAATCGTAAAATAACTCAGAAGGTATTGCGGGGGAAATAGATCGACAAAAAGCTTTAGATGTCGGCTTTCAAACACATCTAACCAAGCCAATTGAGCCAAATCGGTTAACTCAAGCTGTGTTAGCAGTGATCGGAAAACGCCAGATTAACGAAGTAAATTACTTGACCAGCGATCAAAGACTAAGGCAACAGTAAACCCTGAGATCGAGCTACAATGCTTTTGT includes these proteins:
- a CDS encoding sugar ABC transporter, ATP-binding protein, with the translated sequence MAKVVVENVYKSYSRRQGDENFTPVATESLIASSSQVISTQTKPSSKSSHQVNVLRNINFTVDDGEFMVLVGPSGCGKSTLLRIIAGLEELTAGNIWIRESLVNDLPPKARDIAMVFQNYALYPHLKVYDNIAFGLRRTNQSSQTNWLEKSLVAVTRSLPRGLRYLSATEKEIDQQIKSVASLLQIETLLHRLPKELSGGQKQRVALGRAIARNPQVFLMDEPLSNLDAKLRADTRAQIVKLQRQLGTTTIYVTHDQTEAMTMGDRIAVMNQGKIQQIAPPLEIYDQPANRFVAEFIGSPPMNFLPVELVAPLTVKHPQFSLTLPSHWGKHLQAYRDRSLLLGVRPQHFYLSDAREQNFLATVDLVEALGNETYISVHLKEDVNCNLQIRIPPEQFVCTGKSINLSIDVNKIHLFAGDNGESILLNS
- a CDS encoding molybdenum cofactor biosynthesis protein C, with the protein product MQETSQNQQLTHLNKSGEAQMVDVSAKQSTRRQAVAAGRIKMSSATFAAIEAGNTPKGDVLGTAKLAGIMAAKQTANLIPLCHPLPLHQIEVKIIPDRELPGYQILATVTTKAETGVEMEALTAVSVAALTLYDMAKALEKGMVIESISLVSKTGGKSGDYLASSKPR
- a CDS encoding Alpha amylase, catalytic region, translating into MTIKTPDWVKNAVFYQIFPDRFAIGSQTPKGHWQASSLEGWDATPTLQGYKGGNLWGVIEQLDYLKDLGIKAIYFTPIFQSASNHRYHTHDYYQIDPMLGGNVAFEALIEAAHQKDLKVILDGVFNHASRGFFFFNDILENGPYSPWLDWFKIHGWPLSAYDGSKPANYEGWLDNRALPVFNHDNPQAREYIMQVGEYWIHQGIDGWRLDVPEEIKTPGFWQEFRTRIKAINPEAYIVGEIWFNASEWLDGTQFDGVMNYMFAVPTIAFVAGDRFRRECSQFHYHPYPSISAEEYAIKIKNLLDLYPWEIQLTQLNLLDSHDTARLITSVGGDKKSVELATILLFTFPGAPSIFYGDEVGLIGAKDPDSRRGFPKQENWDLEVLNYHRKLIDLRNQYSVLRTGSYQILYAEDSVYVFARYLEQEVMIVAINNDPQVQRVNFSTPSLHSTPSHLLYGDAQISWQVVEKQNYLELTIPPRSGLIIG